A stretch of the Carcharodon carcharias isolate sCarCar2 chromosome 28, sCarCar2.pri, whole genome shotgun sequence genome encodes the following:
- the LOC121270792 gene encoding protein NDNF-like, which produces MALAKSIPCRYFLVKEDKSPFSVTVTPCDAALEWRLTIQDWPTHSAHRSGRSQELEWDSDTPRDLFTYKGNAVKSYVRISSHSAFYMLQLMSIESNTQIRVYMTTNPQSEPPDPEIPFDPRVDVTSVGQTTVTLAWNASPSILRYQEHIQYCLLINQKQNYKSLCAAKTQVERLDDHRPDVPVVSIYSGGRVVHLTGMEDLLLPSRVLSSSFSKEPKLDVMQLCVGNRNVYSMSELQPNTRYYFDVFAVNVLTNTSSAYTGTFAKTLQWPDPKILDLKEGIMIQVYVRKGGQKFYSFRPDTWHRRAQFTFYSCGKVYVQIERNGKLALSGKVENLKHFQLKGKAKTRYVIGIKSTESSETPVKILASTRPNKALFPRLPASLKLKTFDKLRTCNSVTVAWLGTQEQNKYCLYKREIREQVEKEIKRLNRCFGPERWKISEKVRCKYFHNLNSQRAVTVEKVSGLKAGTPYLFDVYVFGYRGHSVKYQSKVIKTRKAC; this is translated from the coding sequence GTGCTCACCGGTCTGGGAGGTCACAGGAGCTTGAGTGGGACTCGGACACTCCCAGAGATCTTTTTACCTACAAGGGAAACGCAGTGAAGAGTTACGTGAGAATTTCATCACATTCTGCCTTCTACATGCTGCAGCTCATGTCAATCGAGAGCAACACACAGATCAGAGTCTACATGACAACCAACCCACAGAGTGAGCCTCCTGACCCAGAGATACCCTTTGACCCTCGGGTAGATGTCACTTCGGTAGGGCAGACGACAGTGACGCTGGCGTGGAATGCCAGCCCATCAATTTTACGGTACCAGGAGCACATTCAATATTGCCTCCTGATCAATCAGAAGCAGAACTATAAAAGTTTGTGTGCTGCCAAGACTCAGGTTGAACGTCTTGATGACCACAGGCCAGACGTGCCAGTGGTATCCATCTACTCTGGTGGACGGGTGGTACACCTCACCGGAATGGAAGATCTCCTTCTGCCTTCCAGAGTTCTCAGCAGCTCATTCTCCAAGGAACCGAAGTTGGATGTCATGCAGCTCTGTGTGGGTAACAGAAATGTTTACTCCATGTCAGAATTGCAACCCAACACCCGGTACTATTTCGATGTGTTCGCTGTGAATGTTCTCACCAACACCAGCTCTGCATATACAGGGACCTTTGCAAAAACATTACAATGGCCAGATCCCAAAATTCTGGATCTGAAGGAAGGAATTATGATCCAGGTTTATGTCAGGAAAGGTGGTCAGAAGTTCTACAGTTTCAGGCCTGACACATGGCACAGAAGGGCACAATTCACATTCTACTCTTGTGGAAAAGTTTATGTGCAAATCGAAAGAAATGGCAAACTTGCTTTATCAGGAAAAGTAGAAAATCTGAAGCATTTTCAGCTGAAGGGGAAGGCCAAGACAAGGTATGTCATTGGGATCAAATCCACAGAGTCCTCGGAGACGCCCGTGAAAATCTTGGCATCCACACGTCCCAACAAAGCTTTATTCCCACGACTCCCAGCCAGCCTCAAATTGAAAACCTTTGACAAACTGAGGACCTGTAACTCGGTCACCGTCGCTTGGCTGGGGACACAAGAGCAAAACAAATATTGTCTGTacaagagagagatcagagaacaggtggagaaagaaataaagaggcTAAACAGATGCTTTGGCCCAGAGAGATGGAAAATATCTGAGAAAGTGCGCTGCAAGTACTTCCACAACTTGAACAGTCAGCGTGCGGTGACAGTGGAGAAGGTTTCAGGGCTGAAGGCAGGGACACCATATTTATTCGATGTTTATGTGTTTGGATACAGAGGCCATTCCGTGAAATATCAAAGCAAGGTCATAAAAACAAGGAAGGCATGCTGA